In Primulina huaijiensis isolate GDHJ02 chromosome 6, ASM1229523v2, whole genome shotgun sequence, a single window of DNA contains:
- the LOC140979394 gene encoding uncharacterized protein isoform X2 — MAVFPIQSYMKKSLIRVSRIGPFNDFLRSLVGNRSLATKVSPLEVNTDEILSQILAALEDPSVSKEETCFSYIKVLCVAGNLSDAFRLIQSLHSKNIFFSPHAYDYLLQSSGVKDNIHLLPEIFKDLVVSCGKIGLTSYLIFAGALAKHSDSTVLLKFVEEISEMELARKDIVLNRVIFALGKCGHVQKALLVFNHMKGLNCKPDLVTYNTILTFLGRLGRVDEMLQEFNFMKTVQVIPDVVTYNTMLNSLRKMGRLDLCLAYFKEMSERGLPPDEYSFKALIEILGRSGNIQEALKVFDDMKCRGIYQSIHIYRALIFSLKKMGMMWLALKFSKEMNEFSRDIPRDFSHKSR, encoded by the coding sequence ATGGCTGTGTTTCCAATACAGAGTTACATGAAGAAAAGCTTGATTAGAGTAAGTCGGATTGGGCCATTCAATGATTTTCTGAGAAGTTTGGTTGGCAATCGGTCATTAGCAACTAAAGTATCTCCTCTTGAAGTAAACACCGATGAAATCTTGAGTCAAATTCTTGCTGCTTTAGAGGATCCAAGTGTTTCAAAAGAAGAAACCTGCTTCAGCTATATAAAAGTGTTGTGCGTGGCCGGAAATCTTTCAGATGCTTTTAGGCTAATTCAGAGTTTACACagtaaaaacatatttttcagtCCTCATGCTTATGATTACCTTCTTCAATCTTCTGGCGTAAAGGATAATATTCACCTCTTGCCTGAAATTTTCAAGGATCTTGTGGTTTCATGTGGAAAAATAGGATTAACTTCATATCTCATCTTTGCTGGAGCTCTTGCAAAGCATAGTGATTCTACTGTGTTGCTGAAATTTGTTGAAGAAATCTCAGAAATGGAATTAGCGAGAAAAGATATAGTTTTGAACAGAGTTATTTTCGCCTTGGGTAAATGTGGACATGTTCAAAAGGCACTGTTGGTATTTAATCATATGAAGGGTTTGAATTGTAAACCAGACCTGGTCACGTATAATACCATTTTGACATTTTTGGGTAGGCTTGGTCGAGTAGATGAAATGCTACaagaatttaattttatgaaaacaGTACAAGTTATTCCAGATGTTGTCACATACAATACCATGTTAAACAGTTTACGAAAAATGGGTAGATTGGATTTGTGCTTAGCATATTTTAAGGAGATGAGTGAAAGAGGACTTCCACCTGATGAGTATTCTTTCAAAGCTTTGATTGAAATCCTAGGTAGATCAGGTAACATTCAAGAAGCCCTGAAAGTCTTTGATGATATGAAATGCAGGGGGATTTATCAATCAATTCACATCTACCGAGCTTTGATTTTCAGTTTAAAGAAGATGGGAATGATGTGGTTGGCTTTAAAATTCTCGAAGGAGATGAACGAATTCTCTCGAGATATTCCAAGAGATTTCAGCCATAAAAGTAGATAG
- the LOC140979824 gene encoding uncharacterized protein: MSLRQGDMTVTEFIRKFERGCHFVPLIANDARAKMMHFLVGLRPILHRDVRVSDPTTYEVAVSKALAAEQDLRDIERDRQGKRPAQVPHRPPPHQHQQQNKRPFHGQPRNRGQQQQQQQRGRPVPRTFEHPVCPRCSRRHPGACMSGSGKCFKCGSPDHMLLQCPQRNLPTQGRVFALQAAETNPETMLLTGTDEVRAEGGDQ; the protein is encoded by the exons ATGAGCTTGAGACAGGGTGatatgacggttacggagttcatccgtaagttcgagaggggctgtcactttgtgcccctcatAGCAAATGATGCCAGAGCTAAGATGATGCACTtcctggtgggtctacggccgatcttgcaccgtgatgttagggtgtctgaccctactacttatgaggtcgcggtctccaaagccctagccgcagagcaggatctgcGGGATATCGAGAGGGATCGCCAAGGCAAGCGCCCagcccaggtaccacaccgccctcctcctcatcagcatcaacagcaaaacaagaggccttttcatgggcagcccagaaacagaggccagcaacagcagcagcagcagcggggacgcccagtcccgaggacctttgagcacccagtctgtcccaggtgctcacgccgccatcctggagcatgtatgtctggttctggaaagtgttttaagtgtggcagtCCTGACCACATGTtgctgcagtgccctcagaggaatctgcctacccaaggcagagtttttgctctccaggCCGCAGAAACAAACCCGGAGACTATGTTgttgacag gtactgatgaggtcagggccgagggcggggaccagtga
- the LOC140979394 gene encoding uncharacterized protein isoform X1, translated as MLAAIAVASKCSRRFNASNLRSEFYENFLYSDVYGFTWHPLVKGIRGFSSLRGTSNLHYISYMKKSLIRVSRIGPFNDFLRSLVGNRSLATKVSPLEVNTDEILSQILAALEDPSVSKEETCFSYIKVLCVAGNLSDAFRLIQSLHSKNIFFSPHAYDYLLQSSGVKDNIHLLPEIFKDLVVSCGKIGLTSYLIFAGALAKHSDSTVLLKFVEEISEMELARKDIVLNRVIFALGKCGHVQKALLVFNHMKGLNCKPDLVTYNTILTFLGRLGRVDEMLQEFNFMKTVQVIPDVVTYNTMLNSLRKMGRLDLCLAYFKEMSERGLPPDEYSFKALIEILGRSGNIQEALKVFDDMKCRGIYQSIHIYRALIFSLKKMGMMWLALKFSKEMNEFSRDIPRDFSHKSR; from the exons ATGTTGGCTGCTATTGCCGTTGCTTCAAAATGCAGCAGAAGGTTTAATGCTTCCAATTTACGCAGTGAATTTTACGAAAATTTCTTGTACTCCGACGTGTATGGCTTCACTTGGCATCCACTTGTGAAGGGAATTCGGGGCTTCAGTTCTTTGCGAGGAACCAGCAATCTCCATTATATT AGTTACATGAAGAAAAGCTTGATTAGAGTAAGTCGGATTGGGCCATTCAATGATTTTCTGAGAAGTTTGGTTGGCAATCGGTCATTAGCAACTAAAGTATCTCCTCTTGAAGTAAACACCGATGAAATCTTGAGTCAAATTCTTGCTGCTTTAGAGGATCCAAGTGTTTCAAAAGAAGAAACCTGCTTCAGCTATATAAAAGTGTTGTGCGTGGCCGGAAATCTTTCAGATGCTTTTAGGCTAATTCAGAGTTTACACagtaaaaacatatttttcagtCCTCATGCTTATGATTACCTTCTTCAATCTTCTGGCGTAAAGGATAATATTCACCTCTTGCCTGAAATTTTCAAGGATCTTGTGGTTTCATGTGGAAAAATAGGATTAACTTCATATCTCATCTTTGCTGGAGCTCTTGCAAAGCATAGTGATTCTACTGTGTTGCTGAAATTTGTTGAAGAAATCTCAGAAATGGAATTAGCGAGAAAAGATATAGTTTTGAACAGAGTTATTTTCGCCTTGGGTAAATGTGGACATGTTCAAAAGGCACTGTTGGTATTTAATCATATGAAGGGTTTGAATTGTAAACCAGACCTGGTCACGTATAATACCATTTTGACATTTTTGGGTAGGCTTGGTCGAGTAGATGAAATGCTACaagaatttaattttatgaaaacaGTACAAGTTATTCCAGATGTTGTCACATACAATACCATGTTAAACAGTTTACGAAAAATGGGTAGATTGGATTTGTGCTTAGCATATTTTAAGGAGATGAGTGAAAGAGGACTTCCACCTGATGAGTATTCTTTCAAAGCTTTGATTGAAATCCTAGGTAGATCAGGTAACATTCAAGAAGCCCTGAAAGTCTTTGATGATATGAAATGCAGGGGGATTTATCAATCAATTCACATCTACCGAGCTTTGATTTTCAGTTTAAAGAAGATGGGAATGATGTGGTTGGCTTTAAAATTCTCGAAGGAGATGAACGAATTCTCTCGAGATATTCCAAGAGATTTCAGCCATAAAAGTAGATAG